The genomic interval GCGCGCAGGGTATGCAGGGGCACGCGACCCTCACGGTACCATTCGGTACGCGCAATTTCGGCGCCGTTCAGGCGACCCGCCACCATAACCTTGATGCCTTCGGCTCGCAGACGCATGGCATTGGTCACCGCGCGTTTCATCGCGCGACGGAACATGATGCGTTTCTCCAGCTGCTGGGCGATGCTCTCCGCCACGAGCTGTGCATCCAGCTCGGGCTTGCGCACTTCCTCGACCGCCAGATGCACGGGCTTCCCGGCCATGGCCGCCAGTTCCTTGCGCAGCTTCTCGATATCCTCGCCCTTCTTGCCAATGACGATGCCTGGGCGGGCAGTGTGAATCGTCACACTGATGTTCTGCGCCGGCCGCTCAATCACAATCTTGCTGACAGCGGCGTTCACCAGCTTGCGCTTGAGAAAATCCCGCAGCTTGAGATCGGAGATCAAGGTGCCCGCGTAGTTCCGGTTTCCGGCATACCACTTGGAACTCCAGTCCCGGATAATGCCGAGACGCATGCCGACCGGGCTGACTTTCTGACCCATTACTTGCCCCCTTTACTGTTCTCGGCGACCGCCACCGTCAGATGGCTGGTGCGCTTCAGGATCTGCGTACCGCGACCCTTGGCACGGGCACGCCAGCGCTTCATGGTGGGACCTTCGTCCACCTGCACGTTGCTGACCTTGAGCTCGTCGATATCGGCGCCAGCATTGTGCTCGGCGTTGGCGATGGCGGATTCCAGCACCTTGCGCAGCGGGTGCGCGGCCTTCTTGCTGCTGAACTTCAGGATCTCCAGCGCACGGGCCACGGGCAGACCACGGACCTGGTCCGCGACCAGACGCGCCTTCTGCGGCGAAATATGCACGAACTTCAGTACAGCCTTGGTCTGTTCCATGGTGCTGTCCTACTTGGCCTTCTTGTCCGCGGCATGGCCCCGGAACGTGCGGGTCGGTGCAAACTCACCGAGCTTGTGACCGACCATGTTTTCCGTCATCAGTACGGGCACGTGCTGACGACCGTTGTGCACGGCGATGGTCAGCCCGACAAAGTCCGGCGTGATGGTCGAGCGGCGCGACCAGGTCTTGATCGGACGCTTGCTGCTTTCGGCCACCGCCTTTTCCACCTTGCTGATCAGGTGGTGGTCAACGAATGGGCCCTTGCGAATCGAACGTGGCACGGCTTACCCCTTACTTCTTCCGGCGACGGACAATCATCTTGTCCGTACGCTTGTTGGCACGAGTCTTCTTGCCCTTGGTCGGCACACCCCAGGGCGAAACCGGATGGCGGCCGCCGGAAGTACGGCCTTCGCCGCCGCCGTGCGGATGATCCACCGGGTTCATGGCAACACCGCGAACCGTCGGGCGGATGCCGCGCCAGCGCTTGGCGCCGGCCTTGCCGAGCTTGCGCAGGTTGTGTTCCGAGTTTCCGACCTCGCCCACGGTGGCGCGGCATTCAACGTGAATGCGGCGAACTTCACCGGAACGAAGGCGCACCTGCGCGTAGTTGCCGTCGCGGGCCACCAGCTGCACGGCGGCGCCGGCAGAGCGGGCCAGCTGCGCACCCTTGCCCGGCCGCATTTCCACGCAGTGTATCGTGGTACCGACCGGAATATTGCGGATCGGCAGGCTGTTGCCCGCGCGGATCGGCGCATCGGCGCCGGACATCAATTCGTCACCCTTCTGCACGCCCTTCGGAGCGATGATGTAGCGGCGCTCACCATCGGCGTACAGAACCAGCGCGATATTGGCGCTGCGGTTCGGATCGTATTCCAGGCGCTCCACGCGCGCGGCAATCCCGTCCTTGTTCCGACGGAAGTCGATCTTTCGGTAGTGCTGCTTGTGACCACCACCCTGGTGACGCACGGTAACCCGGCCGCCGTTGTTGCGGCCACCGGCACGGCTCTGCTTCTCCACCAGGGGCGCATAGGGGCTGCCCTTGTGCAGATCCGGGTTTACGACCTTGACCAGTCCGCGGCGACCCGGCGATGTTGGATTGACTTTTACGATTGCCATTTCGGTTCTTCCCGTGGGCTACTGCGCGCCCATGAAATCAATATCGTGGCCCGGCTTCAGGCGCACATAGGCCTTCTTCCAGTTGGCCCGTTTGCCGGTCTGCTTGCCATATTTCATCTTGCCCCGGACGTTGATCACCTGCACCGTATCTACTTCCACCTCGAACAGCTTCTCGACGGCGGTCCTGATTTCCGGCTTGGTCGCGTCCTCGCGTACCTTGAATACCATCTGACGGTTCTTCTCGGCAGCGGTCGTGGTCTTTTCCGAAACGTGCGGCGCCAGGATGATCTGGTAGATGCGCTCCATGTTCATGCCAGCACCTCCTCGAAACGCTTCAGCGCGTCGGCGGTCATGACCACCTTTTCGTGCCGGATCAGGCTGACCGGATCCACACTGTTCACCGTCGCCACATCCACGCTGCGCAGATTGCGCGCCGACAGGGCCAGGTTGCGATCATCCTCAGTAGTGACGATCAGGGCATCGAAGCCGCCCAGCTTGCCCAGCATCTCGTTGAGCAGCTTCGTCTTCGGCGCATCCATGGTCAGCGACTCAACCGTAACCAGACGGCCCTGACGCACCAGCTCGGACAAGATCGACCGCATGGCGCCGCGATACATCTTCTTGTTCACTTTCTGATCGAAATTCTGCGTAGTCGCAGGGAAGACCTTGCCGCCACCGCGCCAGATCGGGCTGCGAATCGTGCCTGCACGGGCGTGACCGGTTCCCTTCTGGCGCCACGGCTTGGTGCCACCGCCACGTACCGCGGAGCGGTTCTTCTGTGCGCGGGTGCCCTGGCGGCCGCCGGCCTGGTAGGCCGTCACTACCTGATGAATCAGGGGCTCATTGAAGCGCGCGCCGAACACCGCTTCCGACACTTCCACGTCGGATTTGGCGGAGCCGCTGTCATTCACAATGCTCAACTTCATCGTTCTTTACCCTTGTTCGCCGGCGACTGCCTTGCGGGCCTTGACCGACGGACGAATGATCACATCCGCGCCCTTGGGGCCCGGGATCGAACCCTTGACCAGCAACAGGTTTCGTTCCGGATCCACGCGCACCACTTCCAGACCCTGCTGCGTCCGCGTGACATTGCCCAGATGACCGGACATGCGCTTGCCCTTGAACACGCGGCCCGGAGTCTGGTTCTGACCGATGGAGCCCGGTGTACGGTGATTCAGGGAGTTGCCGTGGCTGGCCCGACCACCGCCGAAATGGTGGCGCTTGATGACGCCGGCAAAGCCCTTGCCAATGGTCGTGCCCTGTACATCCACCTTCTGTCCCGGCTGGAACATGTCCACACGGATTT from Acidiferrobacteraceae bacterium carries:
- the rplV gene encoding 50S ribosomal protein L22, which codes for MEQTKAVLKFVHISPQKARLVADQVRGLPVARALEILKFSSKKAAHPLRKVLESAIANAEHNAGADIDELKVSNVQVDEGPTMKRWRARAKGRGTQILKRTSHLTVAVAENSKGGK
- the rpsS gene encoding 30S ribosomal protein S19 gives rise to the protein MPRSIRKGPFVDHHLISKVEKAVAESSKRPIKTWSRRSTITPDFVGLTIAVHNGRQHVPVLMTENMVGHKLGEFAPTRTFRGHAADKKAK
- the rplB gene encoding 50S ribosomal protein L2, translating into MAIVKVNPTSPGRRGLVKVVNPDLHKGSPYAPLVEKQSRAGGRNNGGRVTVRHQGGGHKQHYRKIDFRRNKDGIAARVERLEYDPNRSANIALVLYADGERRYIIAPKGVQKGDELMSGADAPIRAGNSLPIRNIPVGTTIHCVEMRPGKGAQLARSAGAAVQLVARDGNYAQVRLRSGEVRRIHVECRATVGEVGNSEHNLRKLGKAGAKRWRGIRPTVRGVAMNPVDHPHGGGEGRTSGGRHPVSPWGVPTKGKKTRANKRTDKMIVRRRKK
- the rplW gene encoding 50S ribosomal protein L23 — protein: MNMERIYQIILAPHVSEKTTTAAEKNRQMVFKVREDATKPEIRTAVEKLFEVEVDTVQVINVRGKMKYGKQTGKRANWKKAYVRLKPGHDIDFMGAQ
- the rplD gene encoding 50S ribosomal protein L4, translated to MKLSIVNDSGSAKSDVEVSEAVFGARFNEPLIHQVVTAYQAGGRQGTRAQKNRSAVRGGGTKPWRQKGTGHARAGTIRSPIWRGGGKVFPATTQNFDQKVNKKMYRGAMRSILSELVRQGRLVTVESLTMDAPKTKLLNEMLGKLGGFDALIVTTEDDRNLALSARNLRSVDVATVNSVDPVSLIRHEKVVMTADALKRFEEVLA
- the rplC gene encoding 50S ribosomal protein L3, with the translated sequence MATGIVGRKIGMTRVFAESGAAVPVTVLDVAPNRVTQLRTEEVDGYRAVQVTVGERRPGRVNKAMAGHFAKSGAGAGRGVWEFRLDEGEDEGLEAGGEIRVDMFQPGQKVDVQGTTIGKGFAGVIKRHHFGGGRASHGNSLNHRTPGSIGQNQTPGRVFKGKRMSGHLGNVTRTQQGLEVVRVDPERNLLLVKGSIPGPKGADVIIRPSVKARKAVAGEQG